A genomic region of Brevibacillus sp. JNUCC-41 contains the following coding sequences:
- a CDS encoding SDR family oxidoreductase has translation MNILIAGANGTTGKQIIRELSKNQQMNVYGMIRKEEQAQTIKELGGHPILADLEGNVDKAVDNMEAIIFAAGSGPKTGPDKTTAVDKNGAIKLVDAAKKKGIERFVMLSSVGSDDPEQAQEGMRHYLEAKHDADEHLKASGLTYTIVRPAALTNEQAIGKIFADEKVDHTNKSIPRADVAAVLAQSVTEEKTFNKTFEIFSGTLPIKEALYNM, from the coding sequence ATGAATATTTTAATTGCAGGAGCCAACGGAACGACCGGGAAACAGATCATTAGGGAATTATCAAAAAATCAGCAAATGAATGTATACGGGATGATCCGGAAAGAGGAACAGGCTCAAACGATAAAAGAACTCGGCGGACATCCAATCCTTGCCGATTTAGAGGGAAATGTGGATAAAGCAGTGGATAACATGGAAGCCATCATTTTTGCCGCCGGATCTGGACCAAAAACAGGGCCGGATAAAACGACAGCTGTGGATAAGAATGGGGCCATTAAACTGGTTGATGCCGCCAAGAAGAAGGGTATCGAACGGTTTGTCATGTTAAGCTCTGTCGGTTCCGATGATCCGGAACAAGCCCAAGAAGGAATGCGCCATTATCTCGAAGCAAAGCATGATGCCGATGAACATTTAAAAGCAAGCGGACTGACCTACACGATTGTTCGGCCGGCTGCTTTGACAAATGAACAAGCCATCGGAAAAATCTTTGCGGATGAGAAAGTGGATCATACTAATAAATCCATTCCAAGGGCCGATGTCGCCGCCGTTCTTGCCCAATCAGTCACAGAGGAAAAAACATTCAATAAAACATTCGAGATTTTCAGCGGCACCCTCCCAATCAAGGAGGCCCTTTACAATATGTAA
- a CDS encoding HesB/IscA family protein: MSEVVQITEAAAFQIKEMMKHNGEEGSFLRVAVKGGGCSGLSYGMGFEQEPGEKDSQLEQFEIKILVDVEDADILNGTVIDYKQTMMGGGFTIENPNAIASCGCGSSFKTAKNAGTPENC, encoded by the coding sequence GTGAGTGAAGTTGTTCAAATAACGGAAGCTGCCGCTTTTCAGATAAAAGAAATGATGAAACATAATGGCGAAGAGGGTTCATTTTTAAGAGTCGCCGTTAAAGGCGGAGGCTGCAGCGGATTGTCCTACGGAATGGGTTTTGAACAAGAGCCTGGGGAAAAAGATAGCCAGCTGGAACAGTTTGAAATCAAGATCCTTGTTGATGTCGAGGATGCAGATATATTGAATGGAACGGTAATTGATTATAAACAAACGATGATGGGCGGAGGCTTTACGATCGAGAACCCAAATGCTATCGCTTCATGCGGTTGCGGGTCTTCCTTCAAAACGGCAAAAAACGCCGGTACGCCGGAGAACTGCTAA
- a CDS encoding DUF2225 domain-containing protein produces MEGIHPLYDKSMECLLCKQKSTTKKVRSRFVKVAKYDTDFHPIYEDSTVNTLYYNIFVCPHCGFSYSEDFSRYFPPTTMETIMEKVSSQWVPHHFSKERSIKDAINTYKLASYCGALKKEKHIILAGICLRIAWLYRINQTKEQEERFLRFALKEYEASYSTGDFSGTQVSEARLLYLAGDISRRIGNEKAAIKYFSLVFERQKNAREASIIQMARDRFQELKQKHETSHPMLHN; encoded by the coding sequence ATGGAAGGTATACATCCTCTATATGACAAAAGCATGGAATGCCTTTTATGCAAGCAAAAATCAACCACTAAAAAGGTACGGTCGCGTTTTGTAAAAGTAGCTAAGTATGACACGGACTTTCACCCCATTTATGAAGATTCAACCGTTAACACACTTTACTATAATATTTTTGTTTGCCCTCACTGCGGCTTTTCTTATTCCGAGGATTTCTCCCGGTACTTCCCCCCCACCACAATGGAAACCATTATGGAAAAAGTCAGCTCCCAGTGGGTTCCACATCATTTCAGCAAGGAGAGATCCATTAAAGATGCGATCAATACATACAAGTTGGCGAGCTATTGCGGAGCTTTAAAAAAGGAAAAACATATTATCCTTGCCGGAATCTGTTTACGGATAGCCTGGTTATACAGGATCAACCAAACCAAGGAACAAGAAGAAAGATTTTTGAGGTTCGCCCTGAAGGAGTATGAAGCATCCTATTCAACAGGGGACTTCAGCGGCACCCAGGTATCTGAAGCAAGGCTCCTCTATCTCGCTGGCGACATTTCTAGAAGGATAGGAAATGAAAAGGCAGCCATCAAGTATTTTTCATTAGTGTTCGAAAGACAAAAAAATGCCCGGGAAGCCTCTATCATCCAGATGGCCAGGGATCGCTTTCAGGAACTCAAGCAGAAACATGAAACATCCCATCCGATGCTGCATAACTGA
- a CDS encoding YuzB family protein, giving the protein MYPIIEFCVSNLASGAQEALERLERDPNLDIIEYGCLGYCGRCSSNLYALVNGEVVFGDTTDELVDKIYKYIDENEMF; this is encoded by the coding sequence ATGTACCCGATTATTGAATTTTGTGTAAGCAATCTGGCCAGTGGCGCTCAGGAGGCTCTGGAAAGATTGGAGCGGGATCCGAATTTAGATATCATAGAATATGGTTGTCTGGGATATTGCGGCAGGTGCTCCAGTAACTTATATGCACTTGTGAACGGTGAAGTGGTTTTTGGTGACACTACGGATGAATTGGTGGATAAAATATATAAGTACATTGATGAAAATGAAATGTTCTAA
- a CDS encoding NAD(P)/FAD-dependent oxidoreductase, with translation MKNLVILGGGYGGMRMLQRLLPNQLPENVSITLIDRNPYHCLKTEYYALAAGTIPDQHIRVAFPEHPRLKNVYGEVLSIDMENKQVIIENQDPVVYDDLVIGLGCEDKYHDIPGADTHTYSIQTIDKSRRTYSALNNLGAGATVSIVGGGLSGVELASELIESRSDLNVKLFDRGPHILSAFPERLSTFVESWFDKHTIEIVHHSNITKVEPNLLYNGDEAVQSDVIVWTAGIQPSKIIRDMDIEKDRQGRAVLTPQHFLPNDDSIFVVGDCASLPHAPSAQLAESQAEQIVQVLVKKWANEPLPESFPTMKLKGTLGSLGKKQGFGLVANRPITGRVARLMKSGILWMYKYHNG, from the coding sequence ATGAAGAATCTAGTCATACTTGGTGGCGGGTATGGTGGTATGCGCATGTTGCAAAGATTGCTGCCTAATCAGCTTCCTGAAAATGTGAGCATCACGCTTATCGACCGTAATCCTTATCACTGCTTAAAAACGGAATATTATGCTTTAGCAGCAGGTACCATTCCAGATCAGCACATCCGTGTTGCATTTCCTGAACATCCTCGCTTGAAGAACGTATACGGAGAAGTACTTTCCATCGATATGGAAAATAAACAAGTCATTATAGAAAATCAAGATCCTGTCGTTTATGATGATTTAGTCATTGGCCTTGGCTGCGAAGATAAATACCACGATATTCCTGGTGCAGACACACATACTTACAGTATCCAAACAATCGATAAATCACGCCGCACATATTCAGCTTTGAATAATTTAGGTGCCGGTGCAACCGTTTCTATCGTTGGTGGAGGATTGAGTGGTGTTGAGCTTGCAAGTGAATTGATTGAAAGCCGTTCAGATTTAAACGTTAAGCTATTCGACCGTGGACCGCATATTCTATCTGCATTCCCAGAAAGATTAAGCACCTTTGTTGAATCATGGTTCGATAAACATACAATCGAAATCGTCCATCATTCAAATATAACGAAAGTTGAGCCAAACCTTCTTTATAATGGTGACGAAGCCGTTCAAAGCGACGTCATCGTATGGACAGCTGGAATTCAGCCAAGTAAGATCATCCGCGATATGGATATTGAAAAGGACCGTCAAGGAAGAGCTGTCCTGACTCCTCAACATTTCCTACCTAATGATGACAGCATCTTTGTCGTGGGCGACTGTGCGAGCCTGCCTCATGCGCCAAGTGCTCAATTAGCGGAGTCCCAAGCAGAGCAAATCGTCCAAGTTCTTGTGAAGAAATGGGCAAATGAACCACTTCCGGAAAGCTTCCCTACAATGAAATTAAAAGGAACATTAGGTTCCCTTGGGAAGAAGCAAGGTTTTGGTCTTGTTGCAAATCGCCCAATCACAGGCAGAGTGGCACGCCTAATGAAATCAGGCATCCTCTGGATGTATAAATACCATAACGGTTGA
- a CDS encoding YuzD family protein, with product MVMKEIEIEVYGAEQICASCVNLPSSKDTCEWLEAALTRKFPEQKFKISYIDMYNPPETLKQKSFAAKMIEEDLFYPLVLIEGEIIAEGNVRLKKVVETMEKYGYTMQV from the coding sequence ATGGTAATGAAAGAAATCGAAATAGAAGTGTATGGAGCGGAGCAAATTTGCGCGAGTTGTGTGAATCTCCCTTCTTCGAAAGATACTTGCGAGTGGCTAGAAGCCGCTTTAACGAGAAAGTTTCCTGAGCAGAAATTCAAAATATCCTATATAGATATGTATAATCCCCCAGAAACGTTGAAGCAAAAGAGCTTTGCCGCAAAGATGATCGAAGAAGATTTATTTTATCCATTGGTCCTCATTGAAGGCGAGATCATTGCAGAAGGAAATGTGCGTCTCAAAAAAGTGGTGGAAACTATGGAGAAATACGGATATACGATGCAAGTGTGA
- a CDS encoding NifU family protein, translated as MSDQQTMEVQVQEVLDKLRPFLLRDGGDCELVDVEDGIVKLRLLGACGSCPSSTITLKAGIERALLEEVPGVVEVEQVF; from the coding sequence ATGTCCGACCAACAAACAATGGAAGTCCAAGTTCAAGAGGTTCTAGATAAGCTTCGTCCGTTTCTTCTTCGTGATGGCGGTGACTGTGAACTAGTTGACGTAGAAGATGGAATTGTAAAATTACGATTACTAGGCGCCTGCGGAAGCTGTCCAAGTTCGACCATTACGCTAAAAGCTGGGATTGAGCGTGCCCTTCTTGAAGAAGTTCCCGGTGTAGTGGAAGTTGAACAAGTTTTCTAA
- the thrB gene encoding homoserine kinase, whose amino-acid sequence MSAESEMFLIRVPASTANLGPGFDSIGLALGLYLEIHGSSSDHWEVVPLSEEMSAFPRDDRNYIVQIAKETAAYYGKELSPCRLFVSSEIPLARGLGSSASAIVAGIELANIVGELHLSDDEKNRHASLFEGHPDNAGASVYGGLVVGLHTDERTDVVSFPIEGVKVIAVIPNFELLTEDSRNVLPNSLSYKDAISGSAAANVLLAGVLSKDWKLVGEMMQSDRFHQPYRAELVPHLALIEEVVLNEGGFGAALSGAGPTVLCLASAEKSEGLLTGMKERFPEFLVKELEIDNDGSYTAILSEQEKKELKFLKS is encoded by the coding sequence ATGAGTGCAGAATCGGAGATGTTCTTGATCCGTGTACCAGCAAGTACGGCCAACTTAGGCCCAGGATTCGATTCCATCGGCTTGGCGTTAGGGCTTTACCTGGAAATACACGGATCTTCATCAGATCATTGGGAAGTCGTTCCGCTTTCAGAAGAAATGTCTGCTTTTCCAAGGGATGATCGTAATTATATCGTCCAGATTGCCAAGGAAACGGCGGCTTACTATGGAAAGGAACTATCTCCATGCCGGCTTTTCGTCTCTAGCGAAATTCCGCTGGCCCGGGGTCTTGGAAGCAGTGCCTCTGCCATTGTGGCGGGGATTGAATTGGCGAACATCGTTGGTGAACTGCACTTATCCGATGATGAGAAGAATAGGCATGCTTCCCTCTTTGAAGGGCATCCGGATAATGCGGGGGCATCTGTTTATGGTGGATTGGTCGTGGGCCTTCATACGGATGAAAGAACGGATGTCGTGTCGTTTCCAATCGAGGGAGTTAAGGTGATTGCTGTCATTCCCAATTTTGAATTGCTTACTGAGGATTCAAGAAATGTCCTTCCGAATTCGCTTTCCTATAAAGATGCAATAAGTGGAAGTGCAGCCGCAAATGTTTTGCTGGCGGGTGTTCTATCAAAAGATTGGAAGCTTGTTGGTGAAATGATGCAAAGTGATCGTTTCCATCAACCATATAGAGCGGAGTTAGTCCCTCATTTAGCGCTTATAGAAGAAGTTGTCCTTAATGAAGGCGGATTTGGTGCAGCATTAAGCGGAGCGGGGCCAACTGTTTTATGCTTGGCATCGGCAGAAAAAAGTGAAGGATTGCTCACTGGAATGAAGGAAAGGTTTCCGGAATTTCTTGTGAAAGAATTGGAAATCGATAATGATGGCAGTTATACGGCAATCCTTTCAGAACAGGAAAAAAAGGAATTGAAATTTTTGAAATCGTAA
- the thrC gene encoding threonine synthase — MSWQGLISTYKDFLPVNENTPALTLLEGNTPLIRLNRLSEEWGIDLHVKYEGANPTGSFKDRGMVMAVAKAIEEGSDTIICASTGNTSAAAAAYAARANLRCIVVIPEGKIAMGKLAQAVMYGAEIISIEGNFDQALKIVRSLSESSPITLVNSVNPYRIEGQKTAAFEICDALGSAPDILALPVGNAGNITAYWKGFKEYNESKQTGLPEMRGFEAEGAAAIVRDSIIENPETIATAIRIGNPASWNFAVEAANESKGKIDEVTDEEILEAYHFLAKKEGVFAEPASCASIAGIYKQLKNGEIKKGSKIVAVLTGNGLKDPNVAVDTSTIQPTLLPMDEEVILEHLQGVKQA, encoded by the coding sequence ATGAGCTGGCAAGGACTTATAAGCACGTATAAAGATTTTTTACCCGTTAATGAAAATACACCTGCACTAACCCTTTTGGAGGGTAATACTCCTTTAATCAGACTGAATCGATTATCCGAAGAGTGGGGAATCGACTTACATGTAAAGTATGAAGGGGCAAATCCGACTGGATCATTTAAAGACCGCGGAATGGTCATGGCTGTCGCCAAGGCGATAGAAGAGGGCAGTGACACGATCATCTGTGCTTCCACCGGGAATACATCAGCAGCTGCAGCAGCTTATGCGGCCCGTGCCAACCTGCGCTGTATCGTTGTCATCCCGGAAGGTAAAATAGCCATGGGCAAGCTTGCCCAAGCCGTTATGTATGGAGCGGAAATCATCTCGATCGAAGGGAACTTCGACCAAGCTTTAAAAATCGTTCGTTCACTTAGTGAGAGCTCACCGATAACTCTTGTGAATTCGGTCAACCCATACCGGATTGAAGGGCAGAAGACAGCGGCATTCGAAATTTGTGATGCTCTCGGCTCGGCACCGGATATTTTGGCGCTTCCTGTCGGGAATGCAGGTAATATAACTGCTTACTGGAAAGGCTTTAAAGAATATAACGAATCGAAACAAACGGGCCTTCCTGAAATGAGAGGGTTCGAAGCTGAAGGTGCGGCTGCAATTGTCCGGGATAGCATCATTGAAAATCCAGAAACGATTGCAACAGCCATCCGGATTGGAAATCCTGCAAGTTGGAACTTTGCTGTGGAAGCAGCAAATGAATCCAAAGGCAAAATTGATGAGGTGACAGACGAAGAAATTCTGGAAGCCTATCATTTCCTTGCTAAAAAAGAAGGGGTATTCGCAGAGCCGGCATCTTGTGCTTCCATTGCAGGTATCTATAAACAACTTAAAAACGGTGAAATCAAAAAAGGAAGTAAGATTGTTGCTGTATTGACTGGAAATGGATTGAAAGATCCGAATGTGGCTGTCGATACAAGTACGATTCAGCCGACATTGCTGCCAATGGACGAAGAAGTCATTTTAGAACATCTGCAGGGTGTGAAGCAGGCATGA
- a CDS encoding homoserine dehydrogenase, translated as MKAISIGLLGLGTVGSGVVQIIESHQDKLMHQVGCSISIKKILVKDTTKERLIEIDKGILTDNPEDILSNPEIDVVIEVMGGIEETRGYLIEAIKNKKHIVTANKDLMALYGPELLELATENQCDLFYEASVAGGIPILRGLVDGLSSDRITKMMGIVNGTTNFILTKMSKEGRAYDDVLKEAQELGFAEADPTADVGGLDAARKMAILSTLGFSMNIGLNDVEVQGITEISEEDLRYSKKLGYTMKLIGVASRAGDRVEVSVQPALLPEAHPLASVNNEYNAVYVYGEAVGETMFYGPGAGSLPTATAVVSDMVTVIKNMRLGVNGRSAVSPQYPKQLKDGTEIFAKFFIRLHVQDEVGVLAKITNLFAEHGVGFDKILQLPLDEKESSEIVLVTHTATKAAFEQIIQKLNDYNMVREVKSTYRVEGEDIK; from the coding sequence ATGAAAGCCATCTCGATCGGTTTATTGGGGTTAGGTACAGTTGGATCAGGAGTCGTACAAATCATTGAAAGCCATCAGGACAAGCTCATGCACCAAGTGGGCTGTTCCATATCCATTAAGAAGATACTAGTCAAAGATACGACGAAGGAGAGGCTTATCGAGATCGATAAAGGTATATTAACGGACAATCCTGAGGATATCCTTTCGAATCCCGAGATTGATGTTGTAATAGAAGTGATGGGTGGAATCGAAGAAACACGCGGTTATCTGATAGAGGCAATAAAGAATAAAAAGCATATCGTTACGGCCAATAAAGACCTAATGGCTTTATATGGACCGGAATTGCTGGAATTGGCCACCGAGAATCAATGTGATTTGTTCTATGAAGCAAGTGTTGCAGGGGGAATCCCGATTTTACGCGGACTTGTGGATGGATTATCTTCTGACCGCATCACGAAAATGATGGGAATCGTCAATGGAACGACAAACTTCATTTTAACGAAGATGAGCAAGGAAGGCAGAGCTTATGATGACGTATTGAAGGAAGCTCAGGAACTGGGATTTGCTGAAGCTGATCCGACAGCCGATGTAGGCGGTTTGGATGCGGCCCGTAAAATGGCTATCCTTTCCACACTTGGGTTCTCCATGAATATTGGCTTGAATGATGTTGAGGTACAGGGCATTACCGAGATATCCGAAGAGGATTTGAGATATAGCAAGAAGCTTGGCTATACAATGAAATTGATCGGTGTCGCTTCCAGGGCAGGGGATAGGGTCGAAGTAAGTGTCCAGCCTGCACTGCTTCCTGAAGCACATCCGCTAGCATCGGTAAATAATGAGTATAATGCTGTATACGTTTATGGGGAAGCCGTAGGGGAAACGATGTTTTACGGACCGGGGGCTGGCAGTCTTCCTACTGCGACTGCAGTCGTTTCGGATATGGTGACGGTCATTAAGAATATGAGGCTGGGCGTAAATGGCCGCAGTGCCGTTTCACCTCAGTACCCGAAACAATTGAAAGATGGTACTGAGATTTTCGCTAAATTCTTCATTCGATTACATGTTCAAGATGAAGTCGGCGTTTTAGCCAAAATCACGAATTTATTTGCCGAGCATGGGGTAGGATTCGATAAAATCCTTCAATTGCCCCTGGATGAAAAGGAATCTTCCGAAATCGTATTGGTTACGCATACTGCCACAAAGGCTGCATTTGAGCAAATAATACAGAAATTAAATGATTACAATATGGTAAGAGAAGTGAAAAGCACATACAGAGTTGAAGGAGAGGACATCAAATGA
- a CDS encoding L,D-transpeptidase family protein, with product MKRLMMAAFIALLIIQTANFAKAETKTGCEATLFKIVTKSDADVKEKASAASKTLKTYKKNKELSASGRTGSWYKVCHSNRTAYINMADAKEVFSSGEKAILKKFDGRKGVNQIVSVTGKAMSETKVTIQTYEKKQGEWRRALKKMEGVIGKNGFTKSKKEGDGKSPVGIYSFGTAFGSETKPAGVKMSYKKTTKYDYWVDDQTSTDYNKWKTYKGNPAVKWKSFERMNHELYKYGAVINYNTNPIVKGKGSAIFLHIWRGSTKATAGCTATAEKNVVSILKWMDPVQKPHIVMGTNDSLKSVK from the coding sequence ATGAAAAGATTGATGATGGCCGCCTTTATAGCCCTTTTAATCATCCAAACGGCAAATTTTGCGAAAGCTGAAACGAAAACAGGCTGCGAAGCAACTCTATTCAAGATTGTCACGAAGTCTGATGCGGATGTGAAGGAAAAGGCGTCGGCTGCAAGTAAAACGTTAAAAACTTACAAGAAAAATAAAGAATTATCGGCAAGCGGAAGAACCGGTAGCTGGTATAAGGTCTGTCACTCAAATAGGACTGCATATATCAATATGGCAGATGCAAAAGAGGTTTTCAGTTCCGGCGAAAAAGCCATTTTGAAGAAATTCGATGGGAGAAAAGGCGTTAACCAAATTGTATCTGTGACAGGTAAAGCGATGAGTGAAACGAAGGTCACGATCCAAACTTATGAGAAGAAACAAGGGGAATGGCGCCGGGCATTGAAGAAGATGGAGGGTGTCATTGGGAAGAATGGCTTCACGAAGAGCAAAAAAGAGGGTGATGGGAAATCCCCGGTCGGGATTTATTCCTTTGGTACGGCCTTTGGAAGCGAAACGAAGCCGGCAGGAGTGAAAATGAGTTATAAGAAAACGACTAAATATGACTACTGGGTTGATGATCAGACATCCACGGATTATAACAAGTGGAAAACCTACAAAGGAAATCCTGCAGTTAAATGGAAGTCTTTCGAAAGGATGAATCATGAACTCTATAAGTATGGGGCAGTCATCAATTATAATACGAATCCCATCGTAAAAGGAAAAGGAAGTGCAATCTTCCTTCATATATGGAGAGGGAGTACAAAAGCGACGGCTGGATGTACAGCCACGGCCGAAAAGAATGTCGTCAGTATACTGAAATGGATGGATCCAGTTCAAAAGCCACATATTGTAATGGGCACTAATGATTCATTGAAGAGTGTTAAGTAA
- the yutH gene encoding spore coat putative kinase YutH, translating into MIEEIIFNNYGIQVELQETNVRFPSFRSGNMVYSIVPIENMEQEELVERYKMSQHLISQGDRHVSAFVLANHGSYVSEADEQLFVLLANQALEGPRNFNPGRRLARFHQRGRTINDTIRTCSRIGKWKELWEQRIDQLEKIWRDKLIAHPDNQFEKLFIETFPYYMVLGENAIQYLVDTEIDDTPQIVDSGTVCYERFLHDTWKSNKWMKNPFDWVFDHGTRDVAEWVREHYFQNVHTHQRGISHFFHEYQSIEPFSSFSARLLYSRMLFPIHYFETVEEYFSKTTESRSNQLEDKIYSITKSSQQYESFLKHFYELAEVPAKQYDLPKIDWI; encoded by the coding sequence ATGATAGAAGAAATCATTTTTAATAATTATGGGATACAGGTGGAGCTCCAAGAAACCAATGTCAGGTTTCCAAGCTTCCGTTCAGGAAATATGGTGTACAGTATCGTTCCCATTGAAAATATGGAGCAGGAGGAATTAGTGGAACGTTATAAAATGTCTCAACATCTGATTTCACAAGGTGATCGTCACGTATCCGCCTTTGTCCTTGCCAATCATGGAAGCTATGTTTCGGAAGCGGATGAACAATTATTCGTCCTTCTTGCCAATCAAGCATTGGAAGGTCCGAGAAATTTCAACCCAGGAAGGCGTCTGGCAAGATTCCATCAGCGTGGGAGAACGATTAATGATACGATTCGAACATGTTCAAGGATCGGTAAATGGAAAGAACTCTGGGAACAAAGGATCGATCAGTTAGAAAAGATTTGGCGGGATAAGCTCATCGCCCATCCTGATAACCAGTTTGAAAAATTGTTTATAGAAACCTTTCCCTATTATATGGTCCTAGGTGAAAATGCGATTCAATATTTAGTCGACACGGAAATCGATGATACCCCGCAAATTGTCGATAGTGGAACGGTATGTTATGAACGTTTTTTACATGATACGTGGAAAAGCAATAAGTGGATGAAAAATCCGTTCGATTGGGTATTTGACCACGGAACCAGGGATGTCGCGGAATGGGTGAGGGAACATTATTTTCAAAATGTGCACACCCATCAGCGGGGAATTTCCCATTTCTTTCACGAATATCAGTCCATAGAACCGTTCTCCAGCTTTTCGGCCCGGTTATTATATTCAAGGATGCTATTTCCCATTCATTATTTTGAAACGGTGGAAGAGTATTTTTCAAAAACGACGGAATCAAGGTCGAATCAATTGGAGGATAAAATATATTCGATCACGAAATCCTCCCAACAATATGAGTCTTTCCTCAAACATTTTTATGAATTGGCAGAGGTCCCTGCCAAGCAATATGATTTGCCTAAAATTGACTGGATTTAG
- a CDS encoding phosphatidylglycerophosphatase A family protein has product MANIEQSMSEKTARKWLIDRGVKLEDIAELVMYLQSGYHENLQMSDCLHNVERVLSKREVQNAILTGIQLDILAEKKLLEEPLQSIIEIDEGLYGVDEILAFSIVNVYGSIGFTNYGFIDKQKPGILKYLNDKSTGKVNTFLDDIVGAIAAAASSRLAHRTENAE; this is encoded by the coding sequence ATGGCTAATATCGAACAATCAATGTCTGAAAAAACGGCTCGAAAATGGCTAATTGACCGAGGAGTGAAATTGGAGGATATCGCTGAGCTTGTCATGTATTTACAATCAGGCTACCATGAAAATCTCCAAATGTCCGATTGCCTTCACAACGTCGAACGGGTCCTTTCAAAACGCGAAGTCCAAAATGCCATCCTTACCGGCATACAGTTGGATATCCTAGCTGAGAAAAAACTGCTCGAGGAGCCATTGCAGAGCATCATTGAAATAGATGAAGGCCTATATGGGGTCGATGAAATATTGGCATTTTCAATTGTGAATGTTTATGGATCCATCGGCTTTACCAATTATGGTTTCATCGATAAACAAAAGCCGGGTATCTTAAAATATTTAAACGATAAAAGCACGGGTAAGGTGAACACCTTTTTAGATGATATCGTTGGGGCAATTGCAGCTGCCGCTTCAAGCCGGCTTGCCCATAGAACCGAAAATGCGGAATAG
- a CDS encoding TIGR01457 family HAD-type hydrolase — protein MKSYKGYLIDLDGTMYRGTEQIAEAAGFINDLRERDIPYLFVTNNSSRTPAQVADKLRSIGISTEDDQVFTTSMATANYIAEQKKDASVYVVGEEGIIEALKEKGMKLVEEHPDYLVMGIDRGVNYEKLSKACLAVRNGAVFISTNGDIAIPTEQGLLPGNGALTSVVSVSTQVQPIFIGKPESVIVEQALRVLGVPKEETIMVGDNYDTDILAGINAGIDTLLVHTGVTTKERLKQYKKQPTHVVDTLDLWRFE, from the coding sequence ATGAAGTCGTATAAAGGATATTTAATTGACTTGGATGGCACCATGTATCGCGGGACTGAACAAATTGCGGAAGCCGCAGGGTTTATTAATGACCTAAGGGAAAGGGATATCCCTTATTTATTCGTCACAAATAATTCATCCCGGACTCCGGCACAGGTGGCTGATAAATTGAGAAGCATCGGCATATCGACGGAAGATGACCAGGTTTTCACGACAAGCATGGCCACTGCCAATTACATAGCTGAACAAAAGAAAGATGCATCGGTTTATGTGGTGGGTGAAGAAGGCATCATCGAGGCTCTTAAGGAAAAAGGAATGAAGCTTGTGGAAGAGCATCCAGACTATCTGGTAATGGGCATCGACCGCGGGGTCAATTATGAAAAGTTATCAAAAGCCTGTCTTGCTGTAAGAAATGGCGCTGTTTTCATTTCGACCAATGGTGATATTGCCATTCCTACAGAGCAAGGCCTTTTACCGGGGAATGGTGCCTTGACCTCAGTAGTTTCCGTTTCGACCCAGGTACAGCCGATTTTCATCGGAAAACCTGAATCCGTCATAGTCGAGCAAGCACTAAGAGTACTAGGGGTACCTAAAGAAGAGACAATCATGGTTGGAGATAACTATGATACGGATATCCTTGCCGGCATCAATGCAGGGATTGATACACTGCTTGTACATACTGGCGTAACGACAAAAGAACGCTTAAAGCAATATAAGAAGCAGCCGACGCATGTGGTGGACACCCTCGACTTATGGCGCTTCGAATGA